One Synechococcus sp. PROS-9-1 DNA window includes the following coding sequences:
- a CDS encoding CCA tRNA nucleotidyltransferase, producing the protein MARQLMTRLQPQSWPIPLDRLPIGTVLVGGAVRDGLLNRLPEHPDLDMVVPADALGQVRKLSQEFGGACVVLDRDRDMARLVLGNWTIDLARQDGDDLKADLLRRDYRINAIGLTLTTEPKLLDPSGGIADLRDQRITAVHEQNLLDDPLRLLRALRLAAELSMTIDEATLEMIARHRHHLPKVAPERIQAELLKLVQANNADQAIRLLHSLQLIAPWSSDQPQRTFNAEALTQQEQQLALPLARLTQLLSDQGVNDLRFSRKQIQRCLRLRTWWMRDQQQSADALNERERLKLHQELEEDLPAFTLAWPMERQKEWLSRWRDQKDTLFHPSAPLNGRTLQAELGLHPGPRLGELMDHLCLERAFGRIRSQDDAIQCARAWINKPL; encoded by the coding sequence ATGGCACGTCAACTCATGACTCGGCTGCAACCGCAAAGCTGGCCGATCCCTCTCGATCGTTTACCCATAGGAACGGTGCTGGTAGGCGGAGCCGTCCGTGACGGATTACTGAACCGTTTGCCAGAGCATCCAGATCTCGACATGGTGGTTCCAGCAGATGCGCTGGGACAAGTCCGCAAGCTCTCTCAAGAGTTTGGTGGCGCCTGCGTGGTCCTCGATCGAGACAGGGACATGGCGCGCCTGGTGCTGGGGAACTGGACCATCGATCTTGCAAGACAAGACGGTGATGACCTCAAAGCTGATCTCTTGCGGCGTGACTATCGAATCAACGCAATTGGTCTCACTCTCACAACTGAGCCAAAACTGTTGGATCCCAGCGGTGGAATCGCTGATCTACGCGATCAACGCATCACTGCCGTCCACGAACAGAACCTGCTGGATGATCCCTTACGGCTGTTGAGAGCCCTAAGACTGGCTGCCGAGCTCTCGATGACGATTGACGAGGCCACCCTGGAGATGATTGCGCGCCATCGCCACCACTTGCCCAAGGTGGCACCAGAGCGAATCCAGGCTGAATTGCTGAAGTTGGTTCAAGCCAACAACGCCGATCAGGCGATCCGTTTGCTGCACTCATTGCAATTGATCGCGCCATGGAGCTCCGATCAACCACAAAGGACATTCAACGCAGAAGCATTGACACAACAAGAACAACAACTCGCCTTACCGCTCGCGCGCTTAACGCAGTTACTCAGCGATCAAGGCGTGAACGACTTGCGGTTCAGCCGGAAGCAAATCCAACGCTGCTTGCGACTGCGGACGTGGTGGATGCGAGATCAACAGCAAAGCGCTGACGCTCTGAATGAGCGGGAGCGCTTAAAACTGCATCAAGAGCTTGAAGAGGATCTTCCTGCCTTCACACTGGCTTGGCCAATGGAGCGCCAAAAGGAATGGCTGAGTCGCTGGCGTGATCAGAAGGACACGCTGTTCCATCCCAGTGCCCCACTAAATGGTCGGACATTGCAGGCGGAGCTTGGCTTGCATCCAGGGCCCCGATTAGGGGAACTAATGGATCATCTTTGCCTTGAACGAGCCTTTGGTCGAATTCGTAGCCAAGACGACGCCATTCAGTGTGCACGCGCTTGGATTAACAAGCCGCTGTGA
- a CDS encoding RNA-binding protein — MSVRLYIGNLPQTFEAKELETQLTSVGEGIRFKTVLDRETGACRGFGFANVDDEKVADALIEQFNGKDFNGNTLRVERSERRESSAGSAGGRRGGPGGAGNAPGSARKAVNKVVHSDAKAESAPDPRWAGELSKLKDLLADQKTTV; from the coding sequence ATGAGCGTGCGTCTTTACATCGGCAACTTGCCGCAAACATTCGAAGCCAAAGAGTTGGAGACCCAACTCACCAGCGTGGGGGAGGGAATCCGCTTCAAGACCGTTCTCGACAGAGAAACAGGCGCATGCCGCGGCTTTGGTTTCGCCAACGTCGACGATGAAAAAGTTGCCGATGCTTTGATCGAGCAATTCAACGGCAAGGATTTCAACGGCAACACCCTGCGGGTAGAACGCTCTGAGCGACGCGAGAGCAGCGCAGGTAGTGCAGGTGGTCGTCGTGGCGGTCCCGGCGGTGCTGGCAACGCACCAGGTTCAGCACGGAAGGCCGTAAACAAAGTGGTTCACAGCGACGCTAAAGCTGAATCAGCACCCGACCCTCGTTGGGCCGGAGAATTATCCAAACTGAAGGATTTACTCGCTGATCAGAAGACAACAGTCTGA